AATTATTGCATATCTTCGAGGAGGGATCGAATCTCCCGATCTTCAGGAGCGTCTTCCCGTACTTCTGGCACTTGTACTCCAGCATCGCAAAGAACGAGCTCCACGAAACATCCCCTATCCCCTGCGCCAGATGATGGTTCTTCATCATACCACCAACATTCAGCGATTCCACTGCAATGGCTTGGTTCTCGCTCACGACTCGAAAAGAGAGTTTGTGCAGGAAATCGTTTCTCTGATTGGCGATCCGTTCGTGGCACCGAGCAAGATTCTGGATCGCTTTCGCTCGGTTCTTTGATCCTTTGACCTTCCGAGATACTCGGCGTTGTAATACTTTCAGCCGAGCAAGAGAGTTCTTCAGATATCGTGGATTCTCGATCTTCTCTCCCATGGAGAGAGTTGCAAAGTCCTTTAGCCCGACATCGATCCCAATAGTTGTGTCCAGAGAGAACGGTGCAGGTTCAGGTTCGGGTTTCCCGTCGTCAACAAGGATGCTGACAAACCATTTCCAGGTCGATGTTACGGAAACGGTGGCATACTTCATCTTCCCGGTGAAGACACGGTGGAAGACAGTCTTAACCTCACCGATCTTTGGAAATCTGATCTTCCCCAGATCAAAGTCTACGCGATAATGTTGCGGTACCTGAAAGGACTGTACCGGATTCTTCTTTGACTTGAATCGAGGAAATCCTTTTTTCTCGCGGAAAAACCGGGTGAAGGCATTATCAAGATTCTTGTGTGAACTCTGGAGAGATTGAGCATTAACTTCTTTGAGCCACGGGTGCTCTTCCTTAAGCGCGGGAAGACGGGTGTTCAGGTCGAAGCAGGAGAGTTTTCGACCTTCCTGCTCATATGCCCGGATCTTCTGCTCCAGAGAATGATTGTAAACAAACCGGCAAGCATGGATGTGCTTCATGAGGAGCGTAATCTGCTCCGGTGAAGGATACATCCGATACTTGTAGGCTTGAAGCATACGGGCAGTATTATGGATTATAATAAAATATAGTTTGTCGTAATAATTGGGATCATACCAGAAGGGCGGCTCCGCTTTCATCCCCGCACCTGTTGGCCGGGGTCTTCTCGCTCCACCCCCTTCACCCCCGCAAGATAAATTACGGTAAACGAACGTGCACTATGCATCCGGTAGATGGACCGGTTTTTGCCGGTATGGAGTC
Above is a window of Methanofollis tationis DNA encoding:
- the tnpB gene encoding IS200/IS605 family element RNA-guided endonuclease TnpB — protein: MLQAYKYRMYPSPEQITLLMKHIHACRFVYNHSLEQKIRAYEQEGRKLSCFDLNTRLPALKEEHPWLKEVNAQSLQSSHKNLDNAFTRFFREKKGFPRFKSKKNPVQSFQVPQHYRVDFDLGKIRFPKIGEVKTVFHRVFTGKMKYATVSVTSTWKWFVSILVDDGKPEPEPAPFSLDTTIGIDVGLKDFATLSMGEKIENPRYLKNSLARLKVLQRRVSRKVKGSKNRAKAIQNLARCHERIANQRNDFLHKLSFRVVSENQAIAVESLNVGGMMKNHHLAQGIGDVSWSSFFAMLEYKCQKYGKTLLKIGRFDPSSKICNNCGYLKRDLALSEREWVCPDCGTYHDRDINAANNIKTFALQEQNLFGVSGAERAAEPVDSPQKRENEAGSPAL